One Paraburkholderia dioscoreae DNA segment encodes these proteins:
- the cysD gene encoding sulfate adenylyltransferase subunit CysD, translated as MSTTLDSTVNAPLANTADRMDHLDWLEAESIHILRELVAECSKPALLFSGGKDSVVVLHLALKAFGIGANRKTVLPFPLVHIDTGHNYEEVIDFRDRRAQEIGAELVVGHVEDSIKRGTVRLRRELDSRNAAQAVTLLETIEQYGYTALIGGARRDEEKARAKERIFSFRDEFGQWDPKAQRPELWSLYNARLHNGEHLRVFPISNWTELDVWQYIAREKLELPSIYYAHEREIVRRNGLLVPVTPLTPMREGETSETAQVRFRTVGDISCTCPVESDADDIEKIIAETAVTEITERGATRMDDQVSEAAMEQRKKQGYF; from the coding sequence AGCCGAGTCGATTCATATCCTGCGCGAACTGGTTGCCGAGTGCAGCAAGCCCGCGCTGCTGTTTTCGGGCGGCAAGGATTCGGTCGTGGTGCTGCACCTTGCGCTGAAGGCCTTCGGTATCGGCGCTAATCGCAAGACCGTGCTGCCGTTCCCCCTCGTGCATATCGACACCGGCCACAACTACGAGGAAGTGATCGACTTCCGCGATCGTCGTGCGCAAGAGATCGGCGCGGAACTGGTGGTGGGTCATGTGGAAGATTCGATCAAGCGCGGCACGGTGCGTCTGCGCCGTGAACTGGATTCGCGCAACGCCGCGCAAGCGGTGACGCTGCTCGAAACCATCGAACAATACGGCTACACCGCGCTGATCGGCGGCGCGCGCCGCGACGAAGAAAAGGCCCGTGCGAAAGAGCGCATCTTCTCGTTCCGCGACGAATTCGGCCAATGGGATCCGAAGGCGCAGCGCCCGGAACTGTGGAGCCTGTACAACGCGCGCCTGCATAACGGCGAACACCTGCGCGTGTTCCCGATTTCGAACTGGACCGAACTCGACGTGTGGCAGTACATCGCCCGGGAAAAGCTCGAACTGCCGTCGATCTACTACGCGCATGAACGCGAGATCGTGCGTCGCAACGGCCTGCTCGTGCCGGTCACGCCGCTCACGCCGATGCGTGAAGGCGAGACCAGCGAAACCGCGCAGGTGCGTTTCCGTACCGTCGGCGACATTAGCTGCACGTGCCCGGTGGAGAGCGATGCGGACGATATCGAGAAGATCATCGCCGAAACGGCCGTGACCGAAATCACGGAACGCGGCGCGACGCGCATGGACGATCAGGTCTCCGAAGCCGCGATGGAACAGCGTAAGAAGCAAGGTTATTTCTAA
- the cobA gene encoding uroporphyrinogen-III C-methyltransferase, with product MGKVYLIGAGPGAADLITVRGARLLGSADVVLHDALVEPAMLDYAPSHARRIAVGKRCGQLSTAQQFINKQIVDAAREHDVVVRLKGGDPMLFGRADEEMRALEAAGIEYDVVPGITAALASAASLKRSLTLRGVSRSVALATFSRAPGSEEIREQVKADSLVFYMGRDSGVEIARQLIEAGRDIGTPVAIVEACSTERERTLTLTLERLAAGEAVGWVETSQPSLLMIGEAFAARLADAEVRSADGMLVAA from the coding sequence ATGGGTAAGGTTTATCTGATCGGCGCAGGGCCGGGTGCTGCGGACCTGATTACGGTGCGTGGCGCGCGGCTTCTGGGCTCTGCCGATGTGGTGCTGCACGATGCGCTCGTCGAGCCGGCTATGCTGGACTATGCGCCCTCGCACGCGCGGCGGATTGCTGTTGGGAAGCGCTGTGGGCAACTGTCCACCGCGCAGCAGTTCATCAATAAGCAGATTGTGGACGCTGCGCGGGAGCACGACGTGGTGGTGCGCCTGAAAGGCGGCGACCCGATGCTGTTCGGCAGGGCCGATGAGGAAATGCGGGCGCTCGAAGCGGCTGGCATCGAGTATGACGTGGTGCCGGGCATTACGGCCGCGTTGGCAAGCGCCGCATCGCTGAAGCGCTCGTTGACGCTGCGTGGCGTATCGCGCAGCGTGGCGCTGGCGACTTTCAGTCGCGCGCCCGGGTCTGAAGAAATCCGCGAACAGGTCAAGGCGGATTCGTTGGTGTTCTACATGGGCCGCGATAGTGGTGTGGAGATCGCACGGCAATTGATCGAGGCGGGCCGGGATATCGGCACGCCGGTGGCGATTGTCGAGGCCTGTAGCACCGAGCGTGAACGCACGTTGACCTTGACGCTGGAAAGGCTCGCTGCCGGCGAGGCCGTTGGCTGGGTCGAGACGTCTCAGCCCAGCTTGCTGATGATCGGCGAAGCGTTCGCCGCGCGCCTGGCGGACGCGGAGGTCCGCTCGGCAGACGGGATGCTGGTCGCGGCTTGA
- a CDS encoding sulfate adenylyltransferase subunit 1 translates to MSGIHQPEDLGVLRFITAGSVDDGKSTLIGRLLYDSKAVLSDQLSALSRAKNKRTVGDEIDLSLLTDGLEAEREQGITIDVAYRYFATAKRKFIIADTPGHEQYTRNMVTGASTAHAAIILVDATRVTFVDGVAQLLPQTKRHSAIVKLLGLQHAIVAINKMDLVDYSEQRFNEIRDAYVELARQLGLNDVRFVPVSALKGDNIVTASERMPWYAGEPLLDLLEALPVEVPTGQALRFPVQWVARQDGSQADDFRGYMGRVEAGEVKLGDTIVVLPANREATVAEIIAPVPGGTAAVDRAFAGQTVTIRLAEDVDVSRGDTFVLREAAPEPAKKLEADLCWFDDTPLSTQRKYLLKQTTNTVFARIGAIKEVLDVHTLSQATDRKDLTMNDIGRVALTLQKPLVCDVYDSHQGTGAFVLIDEATHHTVAAGMIRAFSA, encoded by the coding sequence ATGAGCGGTATTCACCAACCAGAAGACCTCGGCGTGCTGCGTTTCATCACTGCGGGCAGCGTCGACGATGGTAAGAGTACGCTGATCGGCCGCCTGCTGTACGACAGCAAGGCTGTGCTTTCAGATCAACTTTCGGCCCTGTCGCGCGCGAAGAATAAGCGTACCGTCGGCGACGAAATCGATCTGTCGCTGCTGACGGACGGCCTTGAAGCCGAACGCGAGCAAGGCATCACGATCGACGTCGCGTACCGTTACTTCGCGACGGCGAAGCGCAAGTTCATCATCGCCGACACGCCGGGTCACGAGCAATACACGCGCAATATGGTGACGGGTGCGTCGACCGCCCATGCGGCGATCATTCTCGTCGATGCAACGCGCGTGACGTTCGTGGATGGTGTCGCGCAACTGCTGCCGCAAACCAAGCGTCATAGCGCGATCGTCAAGCTGCTCGGTTTGCAGCACGCGATCGTCGCGATCAACAAGATGGATCTGGTCGATTACAGCGAGCAGCGCTTCAACGAGATTCGTGATGCGTACGTCGAACTCGCGCGTCAACTGGGCTTGAACGATGTGCGCTTCGTGCCGGTGTCGGCGCTCAAGGGCGACAACATCGTGACGGCGAGCGAACGCATGCCGTGGTATGCGGGCGAACCGCTGCTCGACCTGCTCGAAGCGCTGCCGGTCGAAGTGCCGACGGGTCAGGCGCTGCGTTTCCCGGTGCAATGGGTGGCGCGTCAGGATGGCAGCCAGGCCGACGATTTCCGCGGCTACATGGGCCGTGTGGAAGCCGGCGAAGTGAAGCTCGGCGATACGATCGTCGTGTTGCCGGCCAATCGTGAAGCGACGGTGGCTGAAATCATCGCGCCGGTGCCGGGCGGCACGGCTGCGGTGGACCGCGCGTTCGCCGGTCAAACGGTGACGATTCGCCTGGCGGAAGACGTCGACGTGTCGCGCGGCGATACCTTCGTGTTGCGTGAAGCAGCGCCGGAGCCGGCGAAGAAGCTGGAAGCCGACCTGTGCTGGTTCGACGACACGCCGCTGTCGACGCAACGCAAGTATCTGTTGAAGCAGACCACCAATACGGTGTTCGCGCGCATCGGTGCGATCAAGGAAGTGCTCGACGTGCATACGCTGTCGCAGGCGACCGATCGCAAGGATCTGACGATGAACGATATCGGCCGTGTGGCGCTGACGTTGCAGAAGCCGCTGGTGTGCGATGTGTACGACTCGCATCAGGGCACGGGTGCGTTCGTGCTGATCGATGAGGCAACACATCATACCGTTGCGGCGGGGATGATTCGGGCGTTTTCGGCGTAA